The Nitrospirota bacterium genome has a window encoding:
- a CDS encoding 2'-deoxycytidine 5'-triphosphate deaminase, translating into MSTRTTQGILPYQQIKQLIASGAIQADVPIEDRQIQPASLDLRLGRKAYRLISSFLPELSDITSRLNVLDFYQSDLVMYEMDLTEGAILEKGHVYLVPLLERVTLPKTIRARTNPKSTTGRLDVFTRVVTDLNTGFDEIRAGYTGPLYLEIVPRSFTIKVKTGYSLNQIRFVRGDATVPDRSLQTLHKREPLLYHNLPTKQALGTRDFRTDRGLFLRIDLKGDDRSTSPIIGYRAKKNSHVIDLSKVGHYAALDFWEPLYRHRQDSLLLEPEEFYILASKERIRVPAGYAAEMVAFEAACGELRTHYAGFFDPGFGYGQGELHGTQVVLEVRPHDVPFLIHDGQTFFKVVYDRMLARPGQLYGSALGSSYQRQGLTLSKHFKV; encoded by the coding sequence GTGAGCACCAGAACCACGCAGGGCATTTTGCCCTACCAACAGATTAAGCAGCTGATCGCGAGCGGGGCCATCCAAGCCGACGTACCGATCGAAGACCGCCAAATTCAGCCGGCCAGCCTCGACCTGCGGCTCGGGCGCAAGGCCTATCGGTTGATCAGCAGCTTTTTGCCGGAACTGTCCGATATTACGAGCCGGCTCAACGTCCTGGACTTCTATCAGTCCGATCTTGTGATGTACGAGATGGACCTGACCGAGGGAGCCATCCTCGAAAAGGGCCATGTCTATTTGGTGCCGCTCCTGGAACGGGTGACGTTACCCAAGACGATCCGGGCAAGGACCAATCCCAAAAGTACGACCGGACGGCTAGACGTCTTTACCCGCGTCGTGACGGATCTCAATACGGGATTCGATGAAATCCGAGCTGGCTATACCGGGCCCCTCTATCTGGAGATCGTCCCTCGCTCGTTCACGATCAAAGTGAAGACCGGGTACTCCCTCAATCAAATTCGCTTCGTGCGCGGCGACGCCACTGTGCCGGACCGGTCATTGCAAACGCTCCACAAACGGGAGCCCTTGCTCTACCACAACCTCCCCACCAAGCAGGCACTGGGCACCCGCGATTTCCGTACGGACCGCGGCCTATTTCTCCGCATCGACCTAAAGGGAGACGACCGAAGCACCTCGCCGATTATCGGCTATCGGGCGAAGAAGAATAGTCACGTCATCGATCTCTCGAAGGTCGGCCATTATGCGGCGCTCGATTTTTGGGAGCCCCTCTACCGCCACCGCCAGGACAGCCTCCTCTTGGAGCCGGAAGAATTTTACATTCTCGCGTCGAAAGAGCGGATCCGTGTGCCGGCCGGCTACGCGGCCGAGATGGTCGCCTTCGAAGCAGCCTGTGGCGAGTTGCGGACCCACTACGCCGGGTTTTTCGATCCGGGGTTCGGGTACGGCCAAGGCGAGTTGCACGGCACCCAAGTGGTCTTGGAAGTCCGCCCCCACGACGTTCCCTTCCTGATCCATGATGGACAAACCTTCTTCAAGGTTGTATACGACAGGATGCTCGCGCGCCCCGGTCAGCTCTATGGCTCGGCGCTTGGGTCTTCGTATCAGCGCCAGGGACTGACCCTGAGCAAACATTTCAAGGTATAG
- a CDS encoding phosphatidylglycerol lysyltransferase domain-containing protein produces MSDCTDELLGLSVTLSTALPQLVPSRSCLQCDVCCRFPDPDSALRPYFTGDEITRALTGGIESTAFPDRRGSQVTLVPVPHGEGYLCPAFDSATSQCRIYEQRPLDCQLYPLALMWNEAHDQIFLGWDTKCPFMREEIPGEIQHHADRVMALLDQPGIREELVTHPRLVGRFQEDVIVLAPLPDMTAAVAARWGTLSLQRLTVDDIPRLTIALDRSGFGGPQSPAAYSPIYHYMSNGLLAYWWMELHGALCLFAQSPDGWFMLLPPLGTGSIDAPLSAAMELLRRWNGDSSVSRVENVSAQLAPKFERLGYRLTPKEPDYLYRATDLAALAGDRYKSQRALCNRFEREQTCEVDSYQLGDREGCRVLLGDWSRQKQAEGLESFGEMLLADAESVHEVLWSHAPVLQISGTVVRIQGRICAYTFGYWLTDATFCVLLEVADRTLPGLAQYLFRETCRMAVSKGAGYINTMDDAGLPGLRASKQAYHPALLIPNFVASPARES; encoded by the coding sequence ATGTCCGACTGTACCGATGAACTGCTGGGCCTGTCCGTGACATTATCAACCGCGCTGCCACAACTCGTGCCGAGCCGTAGCTGTCTACAGTGCGATGTCTGTTGTCGCTTTCCGGACCCCGACAGTGCCCTGCGTCCCTATTTTACCGGGGACGAAATTACCAGAGCCCTGACTGGGGGCATTGAGAGCACGGCCTTTCCCGATCGGCGAGGCTCGCAGGTAACTCTGGTTCCAGTCCCCCATGGAGAGGGCTATCTCTGCCCGGCATTCGACTCAGCGACGTCACAGTGCCGTATCTATGAGCAGCGCCCGCTCGATTGTCAGCTCTATCCACTGGCGCTGATGTGGAATGAGGCGCACGACCAGATTTTTTTGGGGTGGGATACGAAATGTCCGTTTATGCGAGAGGAAATTCCGGGAGAGATCCAGCATCATGCCGACCGGGTGATGGCGTTGCTGGATCAACCAGGCATCCGTGAAGAGCTTGTCACACACCCTCGGCTCGTCGGACGGTTTCAAGAGGACGTGATTGTGCTGGCCCCCCTTCCAGATATGACAGCCGCAGTTGCCGCTCGGTGGGGGACCCTGTCGCTGCAGCGTCTGACGGTAGACGATATCCCTCGACTGACGATAGCGCTGGATCGGTCTGGATTTGGCGGGCCTCAATCGCCTGCCGCCTATTCGCCGATCTATCACTATATGAGTAACGGGCTGTTAGCCTATTGGTGGATGGAGCTTCACGGGGCCTTGTGCCTCTTTGCGCAATCGCCGGACGGGTGGTTCATGCTCTTGCCTCCGTTGGGGACCGGCTCCATCGACGCACCATTGTCTGCCGCGATGGAGCTGCTGCGGCGCTGGAACGGTGACTCGTCGGTCAGCCGAGTTGAGAACGTGTCGGCCCAGTTGGCACCAAAGTTTGAGCGGCTGGGATATCGTCTGACGCCCAAGGAACCAGACTATCTGTACCGTGCAACGGACCTCGCAGCTCTGGCGGGCGACAGATATAAATCTCAGCGCGCATTGTGCAATCGATTCGAGCGAGAGCAGACCTGTGAGGTGGACAGCTATCAGCTTGGCGACCGTGAGGGCTGTCGTGTCCTCCTCGGGGACTGGTCCCGCCAGAAGCAAGCGGAAGGGCTTGAGTCGTTCGGCGAGATGCTGCTGGCTGATGCGGAGTCGGTGCATGAAGTCCTGTGGTCGCATGCGCCGGTCCTTCAGATCAGCGGGACGGTCGTCAGGATTCAGGGCCGGATCTGCGCCTATACCTTCGGCTATTGGTTGACGGACGCGACATTCTGTGTCCTCCTAGAGGTAGCGGATCGGACTCTTCCCGGTCTGGCGCAATATCTATTTCGTGAGACCTGTCGGATGGCTGTATCGAAAGGGGCCGGCTACATCAATACGATGGATGATGCAGGGCTGCCAGGCCTGCGTGCATCTAAACAGGCCTATCATCCGGCTCTGCTGATTCCCAATTTCGTCGCTTCCCCGGCGCGTGAATCATGA
- a CDS encoding KamA family radical SAM protein produces MEAWRRILADSIVKPKDLAERLGVDVKEIEAIVGDYPMRITPTVMATIKEKGDAIWKQVVPDIAEMDDFEAEDDPLEEDLMSPVPHLVHRYPDRVLLMVTNQCPIYCRFCTRKRLVGKPGFLKKGELDQAIAYLREHTEVRDVILSGGDPLLLPDHLLERILKALRTIPHLELVRLGSRVPGTLPERITPELCAIVKKYHPIYMNLHFNHPDELTPAVKAACGMLADAGVPLGAQTVLLKGVNDDPEIMKRLMHQLLLARIKPYYLYQADLTKGTNHFRTTVETGLNIIKSLQGHTSGMAVPHFVIDAPGGGGKIPLLPGDYMVHMDAEGVLLKNYEGKAFHYPQPKQGSSRELPMVSAGPSLNSCSNGEHDDL; encoded by the coding sequence ATGGAAGCTTGGAGACGCATACTCGCTGACAGCATCGTGAAACCCAAAGACTTGGCGGAGCGGCTCGGTGTCGACGTAAAAGAAATCGAAGCCATCGTCGGCGACTATCCAATGCGCATTACCCCCACGGTGATGGCGACGATTAAGGAAAAGGGCGACGCCATTTGGAAACAGGTGGTCCCGGACATCGCCGAAATGGATGACTTCGAAGCGGAAGACGATCCGCTCGAAGAGGACCTCATGAGCCCGGTCCCGCACCTCGTCCACCGCTATCCGGATCGCGTCCTGCTGATGGTCACGAATCAGTGCCCGATCTATTGCCGCTTCTGCACGAGAAAGCGGCTGGTCGGGAAACCGGGTTTCCTCAAGAAAGGCGAACTCGATCAAGCCATCGCCTACTTGCGGGAACATACCGAAGTGCGCGACGTCATCCTCTCCGGCGGCGACCCGCTGCTCCTGCCGGATCATTTACTGGAGCGAATTCTCAAAGCCCTGCGCACCATCCCACATCTGGAACTGGTTCGCCTGGGCTCTCGGGTGCCCGGCACGTTGCCGGAACGGATCACCCCGGAACTCTGCGCGATCGTGAAGAAGTATCACCCCATCTATATGAACCTGCACTTCAACCATCCGGACGAACTCACTCCGGCCGTCAAAGCGGCCTGTGGGATGTTAGCCGATGCCGGTGTGCCGCTTGGCGCGCAAACCGTACTATTGAAAGGCGTCAACGACGACCCTGAAATCATGAAGCGCTTGATGCATCAGCTCCTGCTCGCGCGCATCAAGCCCTACTATCTCTATCAAGCCGACCTGACCAAGGGCACGAATCACTTCCGCACCACGGTCGAAACGGGATTGAACATCATTAAATCGCTGCAGGGCCATACCAGCGGAATGGCCGTCCCACATTTCGTGATCGATGCGCCAGGCGGCGGCGGTAAGATCCCCTTGCTTCCCGGCGACTATATGGTGCACATGGATGCCGAGGGAGTCCTCTTGAAAAACTATGAGGGCAAGGCCTTCCACTATCCTCAGCCGAAACAGGGTTCGTCCCGCGAGCTGCCGATGGTCAGCGCAGGGCCTTCACTGAACTCATGTAGTAATGGAGAGCACGACGACCTGTGA
- a CDS encoding glutathione S-transferase N-terminal domain-containing protein — translation MALTLYHVAWCPDCEVVRDKLADLHIDYEQVIVPDIRPMRKIVHEVSGQYYVPVLKDGDRVLTETDDILDYLDKTYGQDRIPGR, via the coding sequence ATGGCTTTAACTCTCTATCATGTTGCCTGGTGCCCCGACTGTGAAGTCGTGCGCGACAAGCTGGCGGACCTCCACATCGACTACGAGCAGGTCATCGTGCCCGACATCAGGCCGATGCGCAAAATCGTCCACGAAGTCTCGGGCCAGTACTATGTTCCCGTCCTCAAGGATGGAGACCGGGTGTTGACGGAAACCGACGACATTCTCGACTATTTGGACAAGACGTACGGTCAGGACCGGATCCCGGGTCGTTAA